The following are from one region of the Terriglobia bacterium genome:
- a CDS encoding succinate dehydrogenase/fumarate reductase iron-sulfur subunit: MADAVLEVFRGDQESGAAKQYTVPIAPGMVVLDALHYIQVHLEPDLAVRWNCKAGKCGSCSAEVNGKPRLTCKTRMDALPTDKPITVYPMKSFPVIKDLVTDVSWNYRVNKKIPPFSPKPKTDWKMYQEDMDRVQEFRKCIECFLCQNVCHVVRDHHKKEEFGGPRFFVRVASLEMHPLDNLSRVKLLKDELGIGYCNITKCCTEVCPEEIHITDNAIIPLKERVVDEYYDPIMKLVRKIRGAPKSD, translated from the coding sequence ATGGCTGATGCGGTCTTAGAGGTCTTTCGCGGCGATCAGGAATCTGGTGCAGCAAAGCAATATACCGTCCCGATCGCGCCGGGCATGGTTGTGCTTGACGCGCTGCATTACATTCAAGTGCACCTGGAGCCCGATCTCGCAGTGCGGTGGAACTGCAAGGCCGGCAAGTGCGGCTCCTGCTCCGCGGAAGTCAACGGCAAGCCCCGCCTCACCTGCAAGACTCGCATGGACGCGCTGCCCACCGACAAGCCCATCACCGTCTATCCCATGAAGTCATTCCCGGTGATCAAAGACCTCGTCACGGACGTCTCATGGAATTATCGCGTCAACAAAAAGATCCCGCCGTTTTCGCCCAAGCCCAAGACCGATTGGAAGATGTATCAGGAAGATATGGACCGGGTGCAGGAGTTCCGCAAGTGCATTGAATGTTTCCTGTGCCAGAATGTCTGCCACGTTGTGCGCGACCACCACAAGAAAGAAGAGTTTGGCGGGCCGCGCTTTTTCGTGCGCGTGGCATCGCTGGAAATGCACCCGCTGGACAACCTCTCACGAGTCAAACTTCTCAAAGACGAGCTGGGCATCGGTTATTGCAACATTACCAAGTGCTGCACTGAGGTCTGCCCTGAAGAGATACACATCACTGACAATGCCATCATTCCTCTCAAAGAGCGTGTGGTGGATGAATATTACGATCCCATCATGAAATTGGTGCGCAAGATACGCGGCGCGCCAAAATCGGATTAG
- a CDS encoding universal stress protein, with product MNTLEAVTALSLKNILLATDFSPGSETAVKYAQAIAHRHSSRVHTIHVNSPDSYNLLDPDAFSITFNGSESDTKNVADVLHGLLTGLPSQTPLRQGAVWEVISDVVKRNEINLLVLASHGRHGIPRLVLGSVAEEVFRNVSCPVLTVGPDVKPCNSREMKINKVLLATHFEAGSTAPAHAALLCNEFGAELTVLHVADENKVASNGKNGRELAQQLNSVVPPEACLWRKPVCVLKYGLPSANILEVAQQMRADLIVLGARHPEPAKINSHLPWATAARVIAEAECPVLTVRQKD from the coding sequence ATGAACACGCTTGAAGCAGTTACTGCGCTATCGCTAAAAAACATTCTTTTGGCTACCGATTTCTCTCCGGGCTCGGAAACCGCCGTAAAATATGCGCAAGCCATCGCGCACAGGCATTCCTCACGCGTCCACACCATCCACGTAAACTCGCCGGACTCATACAATCTGCTGGATCCGGATGCATTCTCCATCACGTTTAATGGCTCGGAATCAGACACAAAAAATGTTGCGGACGTGCTGCATGGACTTCTCACGGGACTGCCGAGCCAGACGCCATTGCGTCAAGGCGCGGTATGGGAAGTAATCAGCGACGTGGTGAAGCGCAATGAAATTAATTTGCTGGTGCTGGCGTCGCATGGCCGCCATGGAATTCCCCGGCTCGTCTTGGGTTCCGTAGCTGAAGAAGTTTTTCGTAACGTTTCTTGTCCGGTGCTTACGGTTGGCCCTGATGTGAAGCCCTGCAACAGCCGGGAGATGAAAATCAATAAAGTGCTGCTGGCTACGCATTTTGAAGCTGGATCAACCGCGCCTGCGCACGCCGCGCTGCTTTGCAATGAATTTGGCGCCGAGCTAACAGTCCTGCACGTGGCCGATGAGAACAAGGTTGCGTCGAACGGAAAAAATGGCAGAGAGCTTGCACAACAGCTCAACTCCGTGGTGCCGCCGGAGGCCTGCCTGTGGCGGAAACCAGTGTGTGTTCTTAAGTATGGATTGCCTTCAGCCAACATTCTGGAAGTTGCACAACAGATGCGCGCTGATCTGATTGTGCTGGGAGCACGCCATCCCGAGCCGGCGAAAATCAATTCGCACCTGCCCTGGGCGACCGCGGCCCGGGTCATTGCTGAAGCTGAGTGCCCCGTATTGACCGTGCGGCAGAAGGACTAG